GTCGTCCGCGTAGCGCCGGGCGTTGAAGTGGAAGCCACCCAGCCGCCCCTCGTCGAGCAGGAAGGCGACGATCTGCTCGATGTTGACTCCCTGCGCGTGGTGCCCGAGGTCCACGAGCACCTGCGCCCTCTCCCCGATGGCGAGGCAGTGGGCATAGGCCGCGCCCCAGTCGAAGAGGTCGGTGGCGTAGAAGGCGGGTTCGAACAGCTTGTATTCCACGAGCATCCGCGCGCCGTCGGGCAACGCGTCGTGGACCCGTTGCAAAGCTTCCCGAACGCGCCGTTTCCTCGCCCGCAGGTCGTCCTGCCCCGCGTAGTTCGTGCCGTCCGCGAACCAGAGGGAGAGGTCACGCGAGCCGGTCTGCCGCATCACCTCCACGCAGTCGAGCAGGTGCCCTATGGCCTGCTCGCGCACTTCCTCGAAGGGGCTGGTGACGCTGCCGAGTTTGTACACGTCGTCCTGAAAGACATTGGGGTTGATCGCGCCGAGGGTCAGGCCGCGCTCCTCCGCGTACTGCCGCAACTCGCCGTAGTCCTCCAC
The Deinococcus sp. YIM 134068 DNA segment above includes these coding regions:
- a CDS encoding TIM barrel protein, with translation MHTQDLFGTLDQQRIETPSWGYGNSGTRFKTFAAPGAARDVYEKLDDAAEVQRLTGIAPSVALHIPWDEVEDYGELRQYAEERGLTLGAINPNVFQDDVYKLGSVTSPFEEVREQAIGHLLDCVEVMRQTGSRDLSLWFADGTNYAGQDDLRARKRRVREALQRVHDALPDGARMLVEYKLFEPAFYATDLFDWGAAYAHCLAIGERAQVLVDLGHHAQGVNIEQIVAFLLDEGRLGGFHFNARRYADD